A stretch of DNA from Cellulomonas fengjieae:
CTGCTGCTCCTGGGGGGCTTCCGTGCCCTCGCCGACGCGGGGAGCGCCGAGCTGGCCGAGCGCGGCTTCGACAAGATCCGGCCGATCCACGACTTCGCCCTGCACTCGATCGTCGCCGGCGCCGAGACGACGGCCGAGCTCGCGCACGAGCTCGGCATCTCGAAGCAGGCGGTGATCAAGACCGTCGGCTTCCTCGAGGCGGAGGGCTACGTGACCGTCGCGGCCGACGAGCGCGACGGCCGGCGCCGGCTCTACTCGCTCACCGAGAGGGGCCAGGAGCTGCTGCGCACGGGGCAGGAGGTGTTCGACGAGCTCCGGGACCGGTGGGCGCAGCGGATCGGCGCCGACCAGGTGGAGGCGCTCGGGGACGCGCTCGCCGACCTCGGCGTGCGCGCCCCCGCCCACCACGATGCCGCGGGCTGGTTCAGTGGGTCACCGGCCGAGTAGGCCGGGCGCGTCAGCGTTCCCGGATCACCCAGGGCGGTCAGCGCACCGGCGCTGCTCACGGTCCTCGGGGGCAGGCGCCGAACTCGTCACTGCCGGCCGAGCTCGTCCGTTGCAGCTGACGAGCTCGGCGCGGACGGACGGGCTCGCCCGCGCGGTCAGCGCAGCCGGTCGTAGACGAGTGACAGGGTGCCGTGCTCACCGGCCGACTGGCGCGCGAGTGCCCACTGCGCGGTCGGCAGGCCGGCGTCGAAGAGCCGCGGCCCGCCGCCGAGGAAGACCGGGAAGATCGTGAGCGCCAGCCGGTCCACCAGATCGTCGGCCAGCAGCGCCTTGATCACGCTCGCGCTGGACAGCACGAGGATGTCCCCGCCGTCGGCCGCACGCAGGTTCCCGACCGCCTCAGCGGTCGGCGTGTCGACGATCGTCGTCCGCTCCCACGGCGCCTCGCTCAGCGTGGAGGACAGCACCACCTTCTCCACGTCGACGAGCCAGCGCGCGAACGCCTCGTCGCGCCCGTCGACACCGTCGGCGCCGATGACCGTGGGCCAGAAGCTGAGGAACCCCTCGGCGTTGCGCCGCCCGAGCAGCGCCGTCGTGGCCGGCTCCCAGAGGACCGTGAGGTGGTCGCGGGCGACGTCCGTGAACGCGTACGGCATCACCCAGCTCATGTCGTCGGGGTTGTCCGGGTGGGCGTAGTACCCGTCGAGAGACAGGCTCATGTTGGTGACGACCCGTCGGCCGGCTGCGTGCTCGGTCATGTCGCGCTCCTCGTGTCGGTGTCGTGCGAGCCCGGGGCGCGGGTCGCCGCGAGCGTGTCGAGGCTCTGACCGAACCCCGTCCGGATGCCGGCGATGAAGTCCGCCGAGTCGACGGTGCTGTCGCTGATCCGGAAGTCGACGTCCAGCTCGGTGCCCTGCTCGGTGGGCCGGAGCGAGAGGTCGAGGTGGGACGTGAACGCGGCGCTGCCGTCGGGCAACAACGGGGACAGCCGGTAGGCGATGCGTTCCTGCGCTCGGACGTCCTCGACGACGCCCTCCGCGCGACCGGCGACCAACGCGGTGCCGTCGGCGTCCTCAGCCTCGCGGTACTCCAGGACCACTCGACCGCCGGGCCGCGCCTCGAAGACCAGCTCGGAGATGCGCAGCCCCTCGGGCGCCCACCAGCGGGCGAGCAGGGCCGGATCGGTCAGTCGGTGCCAGACGGCCTCGGAGGACTCGGCGAGTGACCGGTGGAAGTGGAACAGCCGCTCGTCGGCCCATCCCGCTTGCTGGGCTGCGAGCCGCTCGGCGTCGAGCTGCAGCCCGTACGCGTCGAAGGCCTCCCGTGCGCCGGTCGCGGTGTCGGCGAGGGCGCCGAGGGCTGCTGCCAGCTCTCGCAGCGGACCCGGTTCGAGTGCGTAGATCCGGCGCTGGCCAGTGCGCTGAGAGGTGACGATGCCCGCACGTTCCAAGGTCTGCAGGTGCTTGGTCGTCTGGGGCTGGCGCGCGCCGGCGAGCTGTGCGAGCACACCGACCGAGCGTGGCCGCTCGGCCACCAGCGTCACCAGCCGCCAGCGCGCCGGGTCCGCGAGGGCCGTGAGGAGTACATCCATGTACGGGAGTATTCTCGATAACGAATATGCGCGTCAAGGAATATTACGCTCGACGCCGGCCCGCTCCTCCGGTCTCCGCGTCGTGGAGGTTCACGCGTCCGGCTGCCCCAGGGCGGCCAGCGCCATCTGCTCCAGCAGGGCCCGGGTGCGGGCGGCCGTGACCGACCGGGCGCTGTGCGGGGTCGAGTTGAGCAGGCCGAACGTCGCCTGCGCGCGCAGGCGGAGCTCGGCGCGGTCGGTCGACGGGCTGAGCCGGGCCAGCACGTCGACCCACAGGGTGATGTAGCGCCGCTGCAGGTCGCGGACCGACTCGCGGTCCGCGGGGGACAGGGCGTTCAGGTCGCGGTCCTGCACGCGGATGACGTCAGGGTCGCGCAGGGCGAAGTCGGCGTGGAAGCGGACGAGGGAGCGCAGCGCGTCGGCATCGTCGGGCGCCCGCTCGACCACGGCGCGGCCGCCGGCGAGCAACCCCTCGCTCACGCCGACCAGGAGCGAGGCGAGCACCGCCTGCTTGCTGGGGAAGTGCCGGTAGACCGCCGGTCCGCTGATCCCGACCGACGAGCCGAGGTCCTCGATCG
This window harbors:
- a CDS encoding MarR family winged helix-turn-helix transcriptional regulator, producing MTRSGADLALLLLGGFRALADAGSAELAERGFDKIRPIHDFALHSIVAGAETTAELAHELGISKQAVIKTVGFLEAEGYVTVAADERDGRRRLYSLTERGQELLRTGQEVFDELRDRWAQRIGADQVEALGDALADLGVRAPAHHDAAGWFSGSPAE
- a CDS encoding dihydrofolate reductase family protein, with amino-acid sequence MTEHAAGRRVVTNMSLSLDGYYAHPDNPDDMSWVMPYAFTDVARDHLTVLWEPATTALLGRRNAEGFLSFWPTVIGADGVDGRDEAFARWLVDVEKVVLSSTLSEAPWERTTIVDTPTAEAVGNLRAADGGDILVLSSASVIKALLADDLVDRLALTIFPVFLGGGPRLFDAGLPTAQWALARQSAGEHGTLSLVYDRLR
- a CDS encoding metalloregulator ArsR/SmtB family transcription factor, encoding MDVLLTALADPARWRLVTLVAERPRSVGVLAQLAGARQPQTTKHLQTLERAGIVTSQRTGQRRIYALEPGPLRELAAALGALADTATGAREAFDAYGLQLDAERLAAQQAGWADERLFHFHRSLAESSEAVWHRLTDPALLARWWAPEGLRISELVFEARPGGRVVLEYREAEDADGTALVAGRAEGVVEDVRAQERIAYRLSPLLPDGSAAFTSHLDLSLRPTEQGTELDVDFRISDSTVDSADFIAGIRTGFGQSLDTLAATRAPGSHDTDTRSAT
- a CDS encoding SACE_7040 family transcriptional regulator gives rise to the protein MSEAPTTARVRAKAERRDALLSEAARLFATRGFDGVSIEDLGSSVGISGPAVYRHFPSKQAVLASLLVGVSEGLLAGGRAVVERAPDDADALRSLVRFHADFALRDPDVIRVQDRDLNALSPADRESVRDLQRRYITLWVDVLARLSPSTDRAELRLRAQATFGLLNSTPHSARSVTAARTRALLEQMALAALGQPDA